One region of Mesobacillus boroniphilus genomic DNA includes:
- a CDS encoding DUF421 domain-containing protein, with product MEQYFIILFRTVLLYLLILLIFRLMGKREIGELSILDLVVYIMIAEMASMAIENTKDPLVNTLLPISILVIIQITLAIISLKSKKFRDIVDGKPTIIINNGKIDEKAMRSQRYNFDDLLLQLREKDVGNIADVKYAILEPSGTLSIFQKTQGNKDGQEDNGSLTLPLIVDGEIQQDNLYLIDKSRVWLLQELKKKGYEDTKAISFCSFQNGEFYIDMKDT from the coding sequence GTGGAACAATATTTCATCATCCTTTTTAGGACAGTTCTCCTTTATTTATTGATCCTGTTGATTTTTCGTTTAATGGGAAAAAGGGAAATCGGTGAATTGAGCATCCTGGATTTGGTTGTCTATATCATGATCGCTGAGATGGCATCCATGGCCATAGAAAATACGAAAGATCCCTTGGTCAACACTCTTCTCCCAATCAGTATACTTGTCATCATTCAAATTACGCTGGCAATCATTTCACTTAAAAGCAAAAAGTTCAGGGATATCGTGGATGGAAAGCCGACAATAATCATTAATAACGGGAAAATAGACGAGAAGGCGATGAGATCGCAAAGGTATAACTTTGATGATTTGCTTCTTCAATTGCGTGAAAAGGACGTGGGGAACATAGCTGATGTCAAATATGCGATCCTGGAGCCATCGGGGACACTTTCTATTTTCCAAAAAACTCAGGGAAACAAGGATGGACAAGAGGACAATGGAAGTCTAACCCTGCCATTAATCGTTGACGGGGAAATCCAGCAAGACAATCTTTATTTGATTGACAAATCAAGAGTTTGGCTGCTTCAGGAGTTAAAGAAAAAAGGATATGAAGATACCAAGGCTATTTCTTTCTGCAGTTTTCAAAATGGTGAATTCTATATCGATATGAAAGACACATAA
- a CDS encoding TIGR04086 family membrane protein: MESKSLGRAVLYGVIAIFLLAIVSSLIFSLLLRFTSVQESSLQYVMTSISFLSIFIGGFITGGNGKEKGWMIGGATGLAYSVIIFLFQYLGYDSLFSLEQIIYHICYILTAMMGGILGVNIVGGPSKA; encoded by the coding sequence ATGGAATCCAAAAGTTTAGGCAGGGCCGTCCTGTACGGAGTGATTGCAATATTCCTATTGGCAATCGTGAGCAGTTTGATATTTTCTCTTCTATTAAGGTTCACTTCCGTCCAAGAGTCTTCGCTTCAATACGTCATGACATCTATTTCTTTTTTATCCATTTTCATTGGCGGCTTTATCACTGGCGGGAACGGAAAAGAAAAAGGCTGGATGATTGGGGGAGCTACCGGGCTGGCTTATTCTGTGATTATTTTCCTGTTCCAATACCTGGGTTATGACAGCTTATTCTCGCTTGAACAAATCATCTACCATATTTGCTATATTCTGACGGCAATGATGGGCGGCATCCTCGGTGTAAACATCGTTGGCGGGCCATCAAAGGCATAA
- the yajC gene encoding preprotein translocase subunit YajC: MEGLVGTVFPLLLMFVLFYFLLIRPQQKRQKAVQQMQSDLAKGDKVVTIGGLHGIVDAIDEGTVVIKCGDGSRLTYDRAAIRDVKESAGV; encoded by the coding sequence ATGGAAGGATTAGTAGGTACAGTATTCCCGCTATTGCTGATGTTTGTATTGTTCTACTTTTTACTGATCCGCCCTCAGCAAAAGAGGCAGAAAGCGGTTCAGCAAATGCAGAGTGATCTTGCAAAAGGTGATAAGGTAGTAACGATCGGCGGTTTGCATGGAATTGTCGATGCAATTGATGAAGGTACAGTTGTCATCAAATGTGGAGACGGAAGCCGTCTTACATATGACCGCGCTGCGATTCGCGATGTCAAGGAATCTGCAGGGGTATAA
- the tgt gene encoding tRNA guanosine(34) transglycosylase Tgt: MSAIRYELIKTCKQTGARLGRVHTPHGSFETPVFMPVGTLATVKTMSPEELVEMGAGIILSNTYHLWLRPGHEIVKEAGGLHKFMNWDRAILTDSGGFQVFSLSEFRKIEEEGVHFRNHLNGDKLFLSPEKAMEIQNALGSDIMMAFDECPPYPAEYDYMKKSVERTSRWAERCLTAHQRPQDQGLFGIVQGGEYEELRKQSAKDLVSMDFPGYAVGGLSVGEPKDVMNRVLDFTTPWLPSNKPRYLMGVGSPDSLIDGAIRGIDMFDCVLPTRIARNGTLMTSEGRLVVKNAKFARDFGPLDPNCDCYTCRNYSRAYIRHLIKTDETFGIRLTSYHNLHFLINLMEQVRQAIREDRLGDFREEFFEQYGFNKPNAKNF; the protein is encoded by the coding sequence TTGTCAGCAATCCGTTACGAATTAATTAAGACCTGTAAGCAAACAGGAGCAAGGCTTGGCCGTGTACATACACCTCACGGATCTTTTGAAACTCCTGTCTTCATGCCGGTTGGCACACTGGCAACCGTTAAAACAATGTCACCTGAAGAATTGGTTGAGATGGGTGCAGGTATTATCTTAAGCAACACATACCATCTCTGGTTAAGGCCTGGTCATGAAATCGTCAAGGAGGCAGGCGGCCTGCATAAATTTATGAACTGGGACCGTGCCATCCTCACAGATTCAGGTGGATTCCAGGTGTTCTCTTTGAGCGAGTTCAGGAAAATTGAAGAGGAAGGCGTACACTTCCGCAATCATTTGAACGGGGACAAGCTTTTCCTTTCACCGGAAAAAGCGATGGAAATCCAGAACGCGCTTGGTTCTGACATCATGATGGCATTCGATGAATGTCCGCCATACCCTGCCGAATATGATTACATGAAAAAGTCGGTGGAAAGGACCTCTCGCTGGGCAGAGCGTTGTCTGACAGCGCATCAGCGTCCACAGGATCAGGGGTTATTCGGTATCGTCCAGGGTGGGGAATATGAAGAATTGAGAAAGCAGAGCGCGAAGGACCTGGTTTCCATGGACTTCCCGGGCTACGCTGTCGGCGGCCTTTCAGTCGGCGAACCGAAGGATGTCATGAACAGGGTACTTGATTTCACAACCCCTTGGCTTCCATCGAATAAGCCGCGCTATTTGATGGGTGTAGGTTCACCGGATTCATTGATTGACGGCGCCATCCGCGGAATCGATATGTTCGACTGTGTATTGCCAACACGTATTGCCAGAAATGGGACATTGATGACAAGTGAGGGCAGATTAGTTGTAAAGAACGCGAAGTTTGCACGCGACTTTGGCCCATTGGACCCTAATTGTGATTGCTATACTTGCCGAAATTACAGCAGAGCATACATCCGCCACTTGATCAAAACGGATGAAACATTCGGAATTCGACTTACTTCTTATCATAATCTACATTTTCTGATAAACTTAATGGAGCAGGTCAGACAGGCGATTCGTGAAGACCGTCTGGGGGACTTTAGAGAAGAGTTCTTTGAGCAATATGGTTTTAATAAACCAAATGCCAAAAACTTCTAA
- the queA gene encoding tRNA preQ1(34) S-adenosylmethionine ribosyltransferase-isomerase QueA, translated as MKVDLFDFHLPEELIAQTPLEQRAESRLMVLNKESGSIEHDVFKNIKNYLEPGDCLVLNDTKVLPARLFGMKEETGAKIEVLLLKQLEGDEWETLVKPAKRVKEGTKIVFGDGLLTAECTGEAEHGGRNLKFSYDGIFYEVLEQLGEMPLPPYIKEQLEDKDRYQTVFARERGSAAAPTAGLHFTEELLEEIKEMGIHIAFITLHVGLGTFRPVSVDSIEEHDMHSEFYQVTEGTALLLNSVREQGGRIITVGTTSTRTLETIATANDGKFVAENGWTNIFIYPGYEFKAIDGMITNFHLPMSTLIMLVSALAGRENVLNAYNKAVEERYRFFSFGDAMLIL; from the coding sequence ATGAAAGTAGATTTGTTTGATTTCCATTTGCCAGAAGAACTGATTGCCCAGACTCCGCTCGAACAAAGAGCGGAAAGCAGGCTGATGGTCTTAAATAAGGAATCTGGCAGTATAGAACATGATGTTTTCAAGAATATCAAAAACTATCTCGAGCCGGGTGATTGCCTAGTCCTGAATGACACAAAAGTTCTTCCGGCCAGGCTTTTCGGGATGAAAGAAGAAACGGGAGCTAAAATTGAAGTCCTTCTCCTGAAACAGCTTGAGGGAGATGAATGGGAAACGCTTGTAAAACCGGCGAAGAGAGTGAAGGAAGGCACAAAAATCGTCTTTGGAGATGGACTTTTAACTGCAGAATGCACTGGGGAAGCCGAACATGGCGGCAGGAATCTTAAGTTTTCATATGACGGTATTTTTTATGAAGTGCTGGAACAGCTCGGTGAAATGCCTCTTCCGCCATATATTAAGGAACAGCTGGAGGACAAGGACAGATACCAGACTGTTTTTGCAAGAGAACGAGGTTCTGCGGCAGCACCGACGGCTGGTTTGCATTTTACAGAAGAGCTGCTTGAGGAAATTAAGGAAATGGGTATCCATATTGCTTTTATCACTCTTCACGTTGGTTTGGGAACATTCAGGCCTGTCAGTGTTGATTCGATCGAAGAGCATGACATGCATTCAGAGTTTTACCAGGTGACAGAAGGAACAGCATTGCTGTTGAACTCGGTACGTGAGCAGGGCGGACGTATCATTACCGTGGGCACAACTTCAACGCGGACGCTTGAAACCATTGCCACAGCTAATGACGGTAAATTTGTCGCTGAAAATGGCTGGACCAATATCTTCATTTATCCTGGATATGAGTTCAAAGCAATCGATGGGATGATTACCAATTTTCATTTGCCAATGTCGACGTTAATCATGCTGGTGAGTGCTTTGGCTGGACGGGAAAATGTTCTTAATGCCTATAACAAAGCAGTAGAGGAAAGGTATCGCTTTTTCAGCTTCGGCGATGCAATGTTGATTTTATAG
- a CDS encoding DUF2905 domain-containing protein, translated as MTGAAKFVMIAGAVIFIIGFIMQFVNIGRLPGDIVIKKGNTTFYFPIVTSILASIILSAIFYFIGRFR; from the coding sequence ATGACAGGAGCGGCAAAATTTGTGATGATTGCCGGAGCAGTCATTTTCATCATTGGCTTTATCATGCAGTTTGTCAATATAGGAAGGCTGCCTGGAGACATCGTCATTAAGAAGGGCAACACGACCTTTTACTTTCCAATTGTGACGTCCATCCTGGCAAGCATTATCCTATCAGCCATATTTTATTTTATCGGCCGATTCAGATGA
- the ruvB gene encoding Holliday junction branch migration DNA helicase RuvB gives MEERIISSEAGDQDVSFEQSLRPQTLRQYIGQDKVKANLEVFIEAAKMRRETLDHVLLYGPPGLGKTTLAAIIANEMGVNLRTTSGPAIERPGDLAAILTALEPGDVLFIDEIHRFPRTIEEVLYPAMEDFCLDIVIGKGPSARSVRLDLPPFTLVGATTRAGSLSAPLRDRFGVLSRLEYYNERQLTDIVVRTAELLETEIDWLAAQELARRSRGTPRIANRLLKRVRDFAQVRGNGAVEETLAKEALELMQVDRLGLDHIDHKLLKGIIEKYRGGPVGLETISATIGEESQTIEDVYEPYLLQIGFLQRTPRGRVVTEAVYRHFQMEVPER, from the coding sequence ATGGAAGAACGAATCATCTCCAGTGAAGCGGGCGACCAGGATGTTTCATTTGAGCAAAGCCTGCGACCACAGACACTCAGACAATATATCGGCCAAGATAAAGTAAAGGCAAACCTTGAAGTGTTTATTGAAGCCGCTAAAATGAGACGTGAAACGCTGGATCATGTATTGCTCTATGGACCACCTGGTTTAGGCAAGACAACGCTGGCGGCAATCATCGCCAATGAAATGGGAGTCAATCTGAGAACGACCTCCGGACCGGCAATTGAAAGGCCTGGAGATCTTGCAGCCATTCTGACGGCGTTAGAGCCTGGCGATGTCCTGTTCATTGATGAAATTCACAGGTTTCCAAGAACGATTGAAGAAGTACTTTATCCTGCAATGGAAGACTTCTGTCTGGATATCGTCATTGGCAAAGGACCAAGTGCCCGATCTGTCAGGCTTGACCTTCCGCCATTCACGCTTGTTGGTGCTACAACTCGTGCTGGTTCATTGTCCGCTCCATTAAGAGACAGGTTTGGAGTTTTGAGCAGGTTGGAATACTATAATGAGAGGCAGCTGACGGATATTGTTGTCAGGACAGCTGAGCTTCTGGAAACTGAAATTGATTGGCTTGCAGCCCAGGAGCTTGCCAGAAGGTCTAGAGGGACGCCGCGAATTGCCAATCGCTTGTTGAAGCGTGTCCGTGACTTTGCCCAGGTTCGTGGCAATGGGGCTGTTGAGGAAACCCTAGCCAAAGAGGCTTTGGAACTGATGCAGGTAGACCGTCTTGGCCTCGACCATATTGACCACAAATTGCTTAAAGGCATAATCGAAAAATACCGCGGCGGCCCAGTTGGATTAGAGACAATTTCCGCCACCATCGGTGAGGAATCACAGACGATTGAAGATGTGTATGAACCGTACCTATTGCAAATTGGTTTTTTGCAGAGGACTCCCAGGGGCAGGGTTGTAACGGAGGCCGTTTACCGACATTTCCAAATGGAGGTGCCTGAACGATGA
- the ruvA gene encoding Holliday junction branch migration protein RuvA encodes MYEFIKGTVDFVGPEYIVIENSGIGYQIMTPNPFVFTKEAGKEVCIFTYHYVREDLIALYGFKNREEKALFTRLLNVSGIGPKGALAILASGEPGQVVQAIENEDESFLVKFPGVGKKTARQMILDLKGKLHDLVPDYFPNLFNSDEVAATITQSTEFDEAVLALKALGYSEKEIRKITPDLKKEKLTTDQYIKKALQKLLK; translated from the coding sequence TTGTATGAATTCATAAAAGGCACCGTCGATTTTGTCGGTCCTGAATATATAGTGATTGAAAACAGCGGGATTGGTTATCAGATTATGACACCAAACCCATTTGTATTTACAAAAGAAGCAGGTAAAGAGGTTTGTATATTTACATATCATTATGTAAGAGAAGATTTAATTGCTTTGTATGGATTTAAGAATCGTGAAGAGAAGGCACTTTTCACAAGGCTATTGAATGTATCGGGAATCGGTCCGAAAGGGGCCCTGGCCATCCTTGCGTCAGGGGAACCGGGTCAAGTGGTTCAAGCAATTGAAAATGAAGATGAGTCGTTCCTGGTAAAGTTCCCTGGGGTTGGAAAGAAGACTGCGAGACAAATGATCCTCGATTTAAAGGGGAAGCTGCATGATCTTGTACCAGATTATTTCCCTAACCTTTTTAATTCGGACGAGGTAGCAGCAACCATAACCCAGTCGACCGAATTTGATGAGGCAGTTCTGGCACTGAAAGCACTGGGGTACTCTGAAAAGGAAATTCGCAAGATCACTCCAGATCTGAAGAAAGAAAAATTGACGACAGACCAATATATCAAAAAAGCATTGCAGAAGCTATTAAAGTAA
- a CDS encoding intercompartmental signaling factor BofC: MASIKLLKAFSTAVMLLISLLGYSLVLQTEPVFAEKPEEAVHEINEPLKVTIILQRVYLDGEMSEERIEETIWSMEDFWAKYDKWQLVDMEEKKAVFRQEYDDISPLLKANGYFGLSDEGVLTIFNGRPDGSNIIQSFFQIDLGRLESIKRDQLKKGIPIRNKKCYEEVLETFKPYTVREINGEPG; the protein is encoded by the coding sequence ATGGCTTCAATCAAATTATTAAAAGCGTTCAGTACAGCTGTTATGCTCCTAATCAGTCTTTTGGGATACAGTTTAGTACTTCAGACAGAGCCGGTTTTTGCTGAGAAGCCTGAAGAAGCAGTCCATGAAATCAATGAACCTCTTAAGGTCACAATCATCCTGCAAAGAGTCTATCTTGATGGTGAAATGAGTGAGGAACGGATTGAGGAAACCATTTGGTCTATGGAAGACTTTTGGGCCAAATATGACAAATGGCAGCTAGTAGATATGGAAGAGAAAAAGGCTGTGTTCAGACAGGAATATGATGATATATCACCGCTTTTGAAGGCGAATGGATATTTCGGGTTGTCAGATGAGGGGGTCCTTACTATTTTTAATGGAAGGCCCGATGGTTCGAATATCATTCAATCGTTCTTTCAAATCGATCTTGGCAGACTTGAAAGTATTAAACGAGATCAATTGAAAAAAGGGATTCCAATCCGAAATAAAAAATGCTATGAAGAGGTATTAGAGACTTTTAAACCATATACTGTGAGGGAAATCAATGGAGAGCCGGGCTGA
- a CDS encoding YhcN/YlaJ family sporulation lipoprotein, whose protein sequence is MNKRMLFVPIVSLLTIGVTACNGNDEAAVQGRNTDRGQPLGYYSNEKGNEIDVMDDREGAITEIFDHNFGKEGLAAESRKRRMLQSRDENGNPPNPTVPRSDHDHNFFQRDNKYSRGDLNYHGHLNEQRGSGQARIYFNTEQDNRLARKVGIAAESVDNVDKVRSVLFGQKVEIAVTFKDKSLKKQTKEKIRKAVLPYIEDRELNIIEDEGTFSRTRNIDYDRKNGNPRESLNFNP, encoded by the coding sequence TTGAACAAAAGGATGTTGTTCGTACCTATAGTTTCCTTGCTCACAATAGGAGTGACGGCTTGTAACGGAAATGATGAAGCAGCTGTTCAGGGACGGAATACCGACCGTGGGCAGCCACTTGGCTATTACTCGAATGAAAAAGGGAATGAAATTGACGTGATGGATGATAGAGAAGGTGCGATCACGGAAATTTTTGACCATAATTTTGGGAAAGAGGGATTAGCCGCAGAAAGCAGAAAACGGAGGATGCTCCAGTCCAGAGATGAAAATGGCAATCCTCCGAATCCAACCGTCCCGCGATCTGACCATGACCATAACTTTTTCCAAAGAGATAATAAATATAGCCGGGGTGATTTAAATTACCATGGACACCTGAATGAGCAAAGGGGAAGCGGCCAGGCAAGAATATATTTTAATACTGAACAAGATAACAGATTGGCCCGCAAAGTAGGGATTGCCGCCGAGTCTGTCGACAATGTCGATAAAGTGAGATCTGTATTGTTTGGCCAGAAAGTTGAAATTGCCGTGACTTTTAAAGATAAGTCATTGAAAAAACAAACAAAAGAGAAAATCAGGAAGGCAGTCCTCCCATATATTGAAGACAGAGAGCTGAATATTATAGAGGATGAAGGAACTTTCAGCAGAACAAGGAATATTGATTATGACCGGAAGAATGGAAATCCGAGGGAAAGCCTCAACTTCAACCCATAA
- a CDS encoding aminoglycoside phosphotransferase family protein, whose translation MNINIKRGGDDYFFNRLFSYLTSELNIGIKEMTHLRGDVFLVKTENTRFILKGYKDLRKLKIQEAFASSLRKSGFDQSYRFYNQNKDPLHFHGLYYGCIEYIDHHEKRFDYGIQADREEGVELLNRFHDHTAVLVPSYAGMLPKTDLAKKWHHRKNEFTENLPGVNFYVNKAITEDLLEWADFSLRNFVNLRKDLETGPPSILHGDVAHHNFLRSKTGKLYLIDFDLISSGSRAYDMLQYANRILPFLNWQFKSLERIDHLNKWLNSDAFLYGLLYPADILREWNRLLRGRNQPKPYNLAPIVEMTVSQFQDRKQFQEEVKSRLNG comes from the coding sequence ATGAATATTAACATCAAGAGAGGTGGAGACGATTATTTTTTCAATCGTCTCTTCTCTTATTTAACCAGTGAACTCAACATTGGAATTAAGGAAATGACCCATTTAAGAGGAGATGTCTTTCTCGTTAAAACAGAGAATACCCGATTTATTTTAAAAGGGTATAAAGATCTGCGGAAATTAAAGATTCAAGAAGCATTTGCTTCATCTTTACGAAAATCCGGTTTTGATCAATCCTACCGATTTTATAATCAGAATAAAGATCCTCTTCATTTCCATGGGTTATACTACGGTTGTATTGAATATATAGACCATCATGAAAAGCGTTTTGATTATGGAATTCAAGCAGACAGAGAGGAAGGCGTTGAACTGTTAAATAGGTTCCATGACCATACAGCGGTCCTTGTTCCTTCGTATGCTGGCATGCTTCCGAAAACAGATTTAGCGAAAAAATGGCACCATCGAAAGAATGAATTTACCGAAAACCTGCCAGGAGTTAATTTCTATGTGAATAAAGCTATTACCGAAGATCTGCTGGAATGGGCGGATTTTTCTTTGAGGAATTTTGTGAATTTGAGAAAAGATCTTGAAACAGGGCCACCATCCATCCTCCATGGAGATGTAGCCCATCACAATTTTCTTCGCTCAAAGACAGGAAAGCTGTACTTAATTGATTTTGATTTGATCAGCTCTGGATCAAGAGCATATGATATGCTGCAGTATGCAAATCGGATTCTGCCTTTCTTGAATTGGCAGTTTAAGTCACTGGAAAGGATCGATCATTTGAATAAATGGTTGAATTCTGATGCCTTTTTATACGGGCTATTGTACCCTGCTGATATTTTAAGGGAGTGGAATCGCTTGTTAAGAGGAAGAAATCAGCCAAAACCGTATAATCTGGCACCAATTGTTGAAATGACTGTCAGCCAGTTTCAGGACAGGAAACAATTCCAGGAAGAAGTGAAATCAAGACTAAATGGTTAG
- the safA gene encoding SafA/ExsA family spore coat assembly protein, with amino-acid sequence MKIHIVQKGDTLWKIAKKYGVNFEELKQMNAQLSNPDMIMPGMKIKVPTAGGTIKKEAPITGGTPQAKINMGGKKEMPIAKEKPMPMPEVKKELPKEAPVKEQPKKEMPKPVKKEEPVKPYKPKMPVQIKPEIDINNYYMMNMANMQLPPQPKPQPKPQPKPQPKLPPKPDNIFPEVKPEVKAPVKQQVKPEVKPLQQKAEMKPNVKSEIKPEIKIEKNDYMDESPSMMPFMQGGYQQPMIPYPYNNYPGAPSMTGPAYGYPGQQMPYPQVQGMAQYPGMMPNMALPAEDMDSSSFDQMQMPLSPTMGENMPHHTGPQMTGPTFHGVPISPVMPGPGYCPPYEQGFQQPMPYMPQVAGAMEDQMPLQPQAGGMMDNQPMPQVGGMMDDESSDMPMPQMPQVGGMMDNNQMPQVGGMMQGQMPHQMPQQVGGMMQGQMPHQMPQQVGGMMQGQMPHQMPQQVGGMMQGQMPMMPQVGGMMNNQMPQVGGIMDNQMPYVGGMMDNQMPQVGGMMDNQMPHVGGMMDNQMPQVGGMMDNQMPQVGGMMQPPMMPKQAVQGAGTDCGCGGPMGAPYGLMGAGMHHPHHMHYGYPGASAPGMHPHHMHHGYPGAQGMQLNPYHGYQMGMGPQGFMNPYGAGPMGGGYGMPMPRFEDEESNEY; translated from the coding sequence GTGAAAATCCATATCGTACAGAAAGGGGATACTCTTTGGAAGATCGCCAAGAAGTACGGCGTGAACTTTGAAGAGCTGAAACAGATGAACGCACAGCTCAGCAACCCTGATATGATTATGCCCGGTATGAAAATAAAAGTTCCAACTGCTGGAGGAACGATAAAGAAAGAAGCTCCAATTACAGGTGGAACGCCTCAAGCAAAAATCAATATGGGTGGCAAAAAGGAAATGCCGATTGCCAAAGAGAAACCGATGCCAATGCCAGAAGTGAAGAAGGAATTGCCTAAGGAGGCTCCCGTTAAGGAACAGCCGAAGAAAGAAATGCCGAAACCGGTAAAGAAGGAAGAGCCTGTTAAACCATATAAACCTAAGATGCCTGTACAAATTAAGCCTGAGATCGATATTAACAATTACTATATGATGAATATGGCCAATATGCAGCTCCCACCACAGCCAAAGCCACAGCCAAAGCCACAGCCAAAGCCGCAGCCGAAGCTCCCGCCTAAACCAGACAATATCTTCCCGGAAGTCAAACCTGAGGTCAAGGCTCCAGTCAAACAGCAGGTCAAACCAGAGGTGAAGCCTCTGCAACAAAAAGCAGAGATGAAACCGAATGTGAAATCAGAAATCAAGCCAGAGATAAAGATTGAAAAAAATGACTACATGGATGAATCACCATCAATGATGCCATTCATGCAAGGAGGTTACCAGCAGCCGATGATCCCTTATCCTTATAATAATTATCCAGGGGCACCTTCTATGACAGGTCCTGCATATGGCTATCCAGGACAGCAAATGCCATACCCTCAGGTACAGGGAATGGCCCAGTATCCAGGAATGATGCCAAACATGGCATTGCCGGCCGAGGATATGGATTCATCATCTTTTGACCAGATGCAGATGCCATTGAGCCCGACTATGGGGGAAAATATGCCTCATCATACTGGACCACAAATGACTGGCCCTACTTTCCACGGTGTACCTATTTCACCTGTAATGCCTGGACCGGGTTACTGCCCGCCGTATGAGCAGGGATTTCAGCAACCGATGCCATATATGCCGCAGGTAGCGGGAGCGATGGAGGACCAAATGCCATTGCAGCCACAGGCAGGAGGAATGATGGATAATCAGCCGATGCCACAGGTCGGTGGCATGATGGATGATGAATCTTCGGATATGCCAATGCCTCAGATGCCGCAAGTCGGTGGCATGATGGATAATAATCAGATGCCGCAAGTAGGCGGAATGATGCAGGGCCAGATGCCTCATCAAATGCCACAGCAGGTTGGGGGAATGATGCAGGGCCAGATGCCTCATCAAATGCCACAGCAGGTTGGGGGAATGATGCAAGGGCAGATGCCTCACCAAATGCCACAGCAGGTCGGCGGAATGATGCAAGGTCAGATGCCGATGATGCCGCAGGTCGGTGGAATGATGAATAATCAAATGCCGCAGGTCGGTGGAATTATGGATAATCAAATGCCGTATGTCGGCGGCATGATGGATAATCAGATGCCTCAAGTAGGAGGTATGATGGATAATCAAATGCCGCATGTCGGCGGCATGATGGATAATCAGATGCCGCAGGTCGGTGGAATGATGGATAATCAAATGCCACAGGTCGGCGGTATGATGCAGCCTCCGATGATGCCTAAGCAGGCGGTTCAAGGCGCTGGTACAGATTGTGGTTGTGGCGGACCGATGGGTGCTCCTTATGGTTTGATGGGAGCAGGCATGCACCATCCTCACCACATGCATTATGGTTATCCAGGTGCTTCTGCCCCAGGTATGCATCCTCACCATATGCATCACGGGTATCCAGGTGCCCAAGGTATGCAGCTTAACCCATACCATGGGTATCAAATGGGCATGGGTCCACAGGGTTTCATGAATCCTTATGGAGCAGGTCCGATGGGTGGAGGATATGGTATGCCGATGCCGCGTTTCGAAGATGAAGAGAGCAATGAATATTAA